A window of the Bacillus sp. A301a_S52 genome harbors these coding sequences:
- a CDS encoding glycosyltransferase family 4 protein, protein MEIANQMYTISKGLQHHAISSKTLNYFHNYLNYSSEFEIDWRSFRTTEKLKLYLLNHLIPENDLFHFHFATSLYRDNYDLTLIKNLNKPVIMHHWGSDVRQLSKALEINPYAKVKIATPSSIDKHLRFISNHISHCIVPDDELRRYVEDYYEHVHIIPSMIDLEAYTFNPLQKSEKPLIVHAPTHPEIKGTSYIVKAIEQLKPHYSFKFELVEKVSHIEAKKMYEKADIIIDQLHIGSYGLFSIEGMAMGKPVICYISDYMLEKYPSELPIIPATPDNIQDKLEELLKNKDVLPEIGLRSRKYAQKYHDYKKNSANIIDIYKSII, encoded by the coding sequence ATTGAGATAGCCAACCAAATGTATACTATATCAAAAGGGTTACAACATCACGCTATTTCTTCAAAAACGTTAAATTATTTCCACAATTATTTAAATTATTCGTCTGAATTTGAGATAGATTGGAGATCCTTCCGAACAACAGAAAAGTTAAAACTCTACTTGCTGAACCATTTAATCCCTGAGAATGACTTATTTCACTTTCATTTTGCCACCTCTTTATACAGGGATAACTACGACCTCACTCTTATTAAAAATTTGAATAAACCGGTTATTATGCATCATTGGGGGAGTGATGTTCGTCAGCTATCTAAAGCTTTAGAGATAAACCCATATGCTAAAGTCAAAATAGCTACTCCGTCATCTATTGACAAACACCTTCGCTTTATATCTAATCACATTAGCCATTGTATTGTTCCTGATGACGAATTAAGGCGCTATGTAGAAGACTATTACGAACATGTTCATATCATACCATCAATGATTGATTTAGAAGCTTATACTTTCAACCCGTTACAAAAAAGTGAGAAACCACTGATCGTCCATGCACCCACACACCCAGAAATTAAGGGAACTTCCTATATAGTGAAAGCAATCGAACAACTTAAACCTCACTATTCGTTTAAATTTGAATTAGTCGAAAAAGTTTCCCACATAGAAGCAAAAAAGATGTATGAGAAAGCAGATATAATTATTGATCAGCTTCATATCGGCAGCTATGGCCTTTTTTCTATTGAAGGAATGGCAATGGGGAAACCAGTCATATGTTACATTAGTGATTATATGTTGGAAAAATATCCTTCAGAGTTACCTATAATACCCGCTACCCCTGACAACATTCAAGATAAACTAGAAGAGCTGTTAAAAAATAAAGATGTGTTGCCTGAAATAGGACTGAGATCTAGAAAGTATGCCCAAAAATATCATGATTATAAAAAAAATAGTGCAAATATAATTGATATTTATAAGTCGATTATTTAA
- a CDS encoding NAD-dependent epimerase/dehydratase family protein — protein MNMGHVLVTGGAGFIGSQLVNELISVTDKITIIDDLSTGNEKVIPESANITFYKESILNTDFFQSVFKDVDYIFHLAARNLALSVGNVKKDLEINTLGTLNMLEYARKYGGNLKRFVYASTSSIYGNATSFPTMESEKDLTSPYSTSKYSAEQYCLLYQNMYDLPTVILRLSNVFGRGQLPANPYCGVVAKFYEAIKTNQPLVIYGDGSQTRDFTYIDDVLQAFILTALNPRAIGNIFNVGTGKETSVLKLAKMIADIYQVPDFAYVYKKKRLIDTVYRRCLSIKHISEIIDWQPKYDLYTGLEQTAAWYKTTPN, from the coding sequence ATGAATATGGGGCATGTTTTAGTAACAGGAGGGGCAGGGTTTATAGGGTCTCAGCTTGTAAACGAATTAATATCTGTTACGGATAAAATAACAATCATTGATGATTTATCAACGGGAAATGAAAAGGTAATTCCAGAGAGTGCTAACATCACTTTTTATAAAGAAAGTATTTTAAATACAGACTTTTTTCAATCTGTTTTTAAAGATGTTGATTACATCTTTCACCTTGCTGCAAGAAATTTAGCTTTGTCAGTAGGAAATGTAAAAAAAGATTTAGAAATTAATACTTTAGGTACTCTGAATATGTTGGAATATGCGAGGAAATATGGAGGGAATTTAAAGCGATTTGTCTATGCATCTACATCTTCTATATATGGTAATGCCACCTCTTTTCCAACAATGGAAAGTGAGAAAGATCTTACTTCCCCATATTCAACTAGTAAATACTCTGCTGAACAATATTGTCTGTTATACCAAAACATGTATGATCTCCCGACAGTTATATTAAGGTTATCTAATGTATTTGGTAGAGGACAGCTCCCTGCAAATCCATACTGCGGGGTGGTAGCTAAATTTTATGAAGCAATAAAGACGAACCAACCTCTCGTTATATATGGGGACGGATCTCAAACAAGAGACTTTACGTATATAGATGACGTCCTTCAGGCCTTTATTTTAACCGCTTTAAACCCACGTGCTATAGGAAATATTTTTAATGTAGGAACTGGTAAAGAAACGTCTGTGTTAAAATTGGCTAAAATGATCGCTGATATTTATCAGGTACCTGATTTTGCATATGTTTATAAAAAGAAAAGGTTAATAGATACGGTTTATAGACGTTGTCTGTCTATTAAACATATAAGTGAGATTATAGACTGGCAGCCTAAATACGATTTGTACACAGGCTTAGAGCAGACGGCAGCGTGGTATAAGACTACACCAAACTGA
- a CDS encoding glycosyltransferase, with protein sequence MITISLCMIVKNEEKVLARCLETVKDLVDEINIVDTGSEDRTVEIAKEYTDRIFFYEWTGDFAAARNESFKYATKDYILYLDADDVILEEDQEKLKKLKKSLDPSVDSVSMFYNAGVDEYGNVTLRYRRNRLVKTDKKFKWGGDVHNYLNVSGHIINSDVAITHKKIKHATNRNLSIYKTKIERGDVFSARDYFYYGNELRENGHREKAIEAYEKNIQMAEGWIEDKFYACINKADCHRQLGEPDKELESLFQSFIFSKTPRPETCSRIGYHFQTKRLYDHAIYWYEQALNLKPDTNQWSFSYPAYSTWYPHLQLCVCYDRIGKKEKAYAHNEKAREYRPQDRAILHNKTYFEKTLNLTE encoded by the coding sequence ATGATCACAATTAGCTTATGTATGATTGTTAAAAATGAAGAAAAGGTGTTGGCCAGGTGTTTAGAGACAGTTAAAGATCTTGTAGATGAAATTAATATTGTAGATACTGGCTCGGAAGATAGGACCGTGGAGATTGCGAAGGAATATACAGATCGAATCTTTTTTTATGAATGGACCGGAGACTTTGCAGCAGCAAGAAATGAATCATTTAAATATGCAACGAAAGATTATATTTTATATTTAGATGCAGATGATGTGATATTAGAAGAAGATCAAGAGAAATTAAAGAAATTAAAAAAATCGTTAGACCCCTCTGTAGATTCTGTGTCAATGTTTTATAATGCAGGTGTGGATGAATATGGAAATGTTACCTTGAGATATCGACGTAATCGTTTAGTGAAAACAGATAAAAAATTCAAGTGGGGAGGAGATGTCCATAATTATTTAAATGTCTCCGGTCATATTATAAACTCTGATGTGGCGATTACTCATAAGAAAATAAAGCATGCAACAAATAGAAACTTATCTATTTATAAAACAAAGATCGAACGTGGGGATGTTTTCTCAGCAAGAGATTACTTTTATTATGGAAATGAATTAAGAGAGAATGGGCATCGAGAAAAAGCTATTGAAGCGTATGAAAAAAATATTCAGATGGCAGAAGGGTGGATTGAAGATAAATTTTACGCCTGCATCAATAAAGCAGACTGCCATCGACAGCTTGGCGAGCCAGATAAAGAGCTGGAATCGTTGTTTCAATCGTTTATATTTTCTAAGACGCCGAGACCGGAAACCTGTAGTAGAATCGGCTATCATTTTCAAACAAAAAGATTATATGATCATGCTATATATTGGTATGAGCAAGCATTAAATTTAAAGCCTGACACGAATCAATGGAGCTTTAGTTATCCGGCTTATTCTACGTGGTATCCTCATTTACAACTTTGTGTCTGTTACGATCGCATTGGAAAGAAAGAAAAGGCTTATGCCCATAATGAAAAAGCAAGAGAATATCGACCTCAAGATCGAGCTATACTCCATAATAAAACCTATTTTGAGAAAACATTAAATCTTACAGAGTAG
- a CDS encoding NTTRR-F1 domain: MAIINLITNGSFETGTLAGWNAVHTTVVSGQAHSGLFSARLAGGAASASLIQTIPAEPGGQYQLLVSLSKMTTQESPTILLEVDYLNAANTVIGSGLSVVIHFGSIPTILNDTWLDISRNTAPAPANTTQVQVRIIKLTAAFNAPAILVDDVELLDTTNGDPGPPGPTGPTGPAGATGPTGATGPEGPTGPAGATGPAGATGPEGPTGPAGATGPEGPTGPAGATGPAGPTGPEGPTGPAGATGPAGPTGPEGPTGPEGPTGPAGATGPAGATGPEGPTGPAGATGPAGPTGPEGPTGPAGATGPAGPTGPAGATGPAGPTGPAGATGPAGPTGPAGPTGPAGATGPEGPTGPAGATGPEGPTGPAGATGPEGPTGPAGATGPAGPTGPEGPTGPAGPTGPAGPTGPAGPTGPAGATGPAGPTGPEGPTGPAGATGPTGPEGPTGPAGATGPEGPTGPAGPTGPAGATGPEGPTGPQGPTGPTGP, from the coding sequence ATGGCTATTATAAACTTAATTACCAATGGCAGTTTTGAGACGGGGACACTTGCTGGATGGAATGCTGTGCATACAACAGTAGTAAGCGGTCAAGCACATTCAGGTTTGTTTTCAGCCCGCTTAGCTGGTGGGGCGGCTTCAGCTTCACTCATTCAAACTATACCGGCTGAACCAGGTGGACAGTATCAACTATTAGTCTCACTGTCTAAAATGACCACCCAGGAAAGTCCGACCATTTTATTAGAAGTAGATTATTTAAATGCGGCAAATACAGTTATAGGATCTGGTTTATCAGTCGTAATCCATTTTGGAAGTATTCCAACAATTTTGAATGATACATGGCTGGACATATCTCGAAATACAGCACCTGCGCCAGCAAATACAACACAAGTTCAAGTGCGGATTATTAAACTGACAGCTGCTTTTAATGCTCCGGCAATATTAGTTGATGATGTCGAATTATTAGATACTACAAATGGGGATCCAGGGCCTCCAGGACCAACGGGACCAACCGGACCAGCGGGAGCGACGGGACCAACAGGAGCGACGGGACCAGAGGGGCCAACAGGACCAGCGGGAGCGACAGGACCAGCGGGAGCGACGGGACCAGAGGGGCCAACAGGACCAGCAGGAGCGACGGGACCAGAGGGGCCAACAGGACCAGCAGGAGCGACGGGACCAGCAGGGCCAACGGGACCAGAGGGACCAACCGGACCAGCGGGAGCGACGGGACCAGCAGGGCCAACGGGACCAGAGGGGCCAACAGGACCAGAGGGACCAACCGGACCAGCGGGAGCGACAGGACCAGCAGGAGCGACGGGACCAGAGGGGCCAACAGGACCAGCAGGAGCGACGGGACCAGCAGGGCCAACGGGACCAGAGGGACCAACCGGACCAGCGGGAGCGACGGGACCAGCGGGGCCAACAGGACCAGCAGGAGCGACGGGACCAGCGGGGCCAACAGGACCAGCAGGAGCGACGGGACCAGCAGGGCCAACAGGACCAGCAGGGCCAACAGGACCAGCAGGAGCGACGGGACCAGAGGGGCCAACAGGACCAGCAGGAGCGACGGGACCAGAGGGGCCAACAGGACCAGCAGGAGCGACGGGACCAGAGGGGCCAACCGGACCAGCAGGAGCGACGGGACCAGCAGGGCCAACGGGACCAGAGGGGCCAACGGGACCAGCAGGGCCAACGGGACCAGCAGGGCCAACGGGACCAGCAGGGCCAACGGGACCAGCAGGAGCGACGGGACCAGCAGGGCCAACAGGACCAGAGGGGCCAACGGGACCAGCAGGAGCGACGGGACCAACGGGACCAGAGGGGCCAACGGGACCAGCAGGAGCGACGGGACCAGAGGGACCAACAGGACCAGCAGGGCCAACGGGACCAGCGGGAGCGACGGGACCAGAGGGACCAACCGGGCCGCAGGGACCAACTGGCCCAACGGGACCATAA